From the genome of Paraburkholderia aromaticivorans, one region includes:
- a CDS encoding DUF3025 domain-containing protein, whose translation MPACEAQPSGFAAIDWSKPWFAPFAGRGRRWQQAALTGYEALLAEMNADAREMRQSTGRGERLAFIAQDDLPPGAAYEAHIASTGCVPTRHNLHDFFNASMWFAFPRIKAALNARQSAAIDTLGVGPTRGGVRDTLTLFDENALLFASADPALSAALRGFDWQTLLVARRDAWGASCEVRCFGHALLEKLMTPFKACTGHAWIVEVPDGYFEWNATRRDAWLDESVAEALLNTDTLSSRMFAPLPVLGVPGWWPENEAPAFYDDASVFRAGRRAR comes from the coding sequence ATGCCGGCGTGTGAGGCGCAGCCGTCGGGCTTCGCCGCAATCGATTGGTCGAAGCCGTGGTTCGCGCCGTTCGCCGGCCGCGGCAGGCGCTGGCAACAGGCCGCGCTGACGGGCTACGAGGCGCTGCTCGCCGAAATGAACGCCGACGCCCGCGAAATGCGTCAGAGCACGGGCCGTGGCGAGCGCCTCGCATTCATCGCGCAGGACGATCTGCCGCCAGGCGCGGCGTACGAGGCGCACATCGCGTCCACCGGCTGCGTGCCGACGCGCCATAACCTGCACGACTTCTTCAATGCGTCGATGTGGTTCGCCTTTCCACGCATCAAAGCGGCGCTGAACGCGCGCCAGTCGGCGGCCATCGACACATTGGGCGTCGGACCGACCCGCGGCGGCGTGCGCGATACGCTAACGCTATTCGACGAGAACGCGCTGCTGTTCGCGAGCGCGGATCCCGCGTTAAGCGCGGCATTACGTGGGTTCGACTGGCAGACGCTGCTGGTGGCCCGGCGCGATGCATGGGGGGCGAGCTGCGAAGTGCGCTGCTTCGGCCATGCGTTGCTGGAAAAGTTGATGACGCCGTTCAAGGCCTGCACGGGGCATGCGTGGATCGTCGAAGTGCCGGATGGTTACTTCGAGTGGAACGCGACGCGGCGGGACGCGTGGCTGGACGAGTCCGTCGCCGAGGCGCTGCTGAACACCGACACGCTGTCGAGCCGCATGTTCGCGCCGCTTCCGGTGCTGGGCGTTCCGGGCTGGTGGCCGGAGAACGAAGCGCCGGCGTTTTACGACGACGCTTCCGTATTTCGCGCGGGGCGGCGCGCGCGTTGA
- a CDS encoding class II glutamine amidotransferase: MCQLLGMNCAAPTDVTFSFTGFAARGGVTDHHADGWGIAFFEDKACRLFIDHQSSATSPIAEMVKRYPIKSKNTIAHIRKATQGHILLENCHPFMRELWGRHWIFAHNGDLKDYSPVLSGVYQPVGTTDSELAFCALLEGLRKAFPGAQQPPLDELFATLETLTREITQFGVFNFLMSNGQALFAHCSTHLHYIVRRWPFSTAHLVDADVSIDFAKYTTPEDRVAVIATKPLTDNEVWTAFEPGDLMMFQHGEVIGRVNVPVPASVLEKLRNPALDASASASTIAASTEAPPERDAEVDLEAADDAAAFES, from the coding sequence ATGTGCCAACTCCTCGGAATGAACTGCGCCGCGCCAACGGACGTCACGTTCTCGTTCACCGGCTTTGCGGCGCGCGGCGGCGTCACCGATCACCATGCCGACGGCTGGGGCATCGCCTTCTTTGAAGACAAAGCCTGCCGCCTGTTCATCGACCATCAATCGTCGGCCACTTCGCCGATCGCCGAGATGGTCAAGCGCTACCCGATCAAATCGAAGAACACCATTGCGCATATCCGCAAGGCGACGCAGGGGCACATCCTGCTGGAAAACTGCCATCCGTTCATGCGCGAATTGTGGGGACGCCACTGGATCTTCGCGCACAACGGCGACCTCAAGGATTATTCGCCGGTCCTGTCCGGCGTGTACCAGCCGGTCGGCACCACCGACAGCGAGCTCGCCTTCTGCGCGCTGCTCGAAGGCTTGCGCAAGGCGTTTCCCGGCGCGCAGCAGCCGCCGCTCGACGAACTGTTCGCCACGCTCGAAACGCTCACACGCGAAATCACGCAGTTTGGCGTGTTCAATTTCCTGATGTCGAACGGCCAGGCGTTGTTCGCGCATTGCTCCACGCATCTGCACTACATCGTGCGGCGCTGGCCGTTTTCGACCGCGCATCTCGTCGACGCGGACGTGTCGATCGATTTCGCCAAATACACGACGCCCGAAGACCGCGTCGCGGTGATCGCCACCAAGCCGCTGACCGACAACGAAGTCTGGACCGCATTCGAACCGGGCGACCTGATGATGTTCCAGCACGGCGAGGTGATCGGCCGCGTCAACGTGCCGGTGCCGGCTTCGGTGCTGGAAAAGCTGCGCAATCCCGCTTTGGATGCGTCGGCGTCGGCCAGCACGATCGCGGCTTCGACCGAAGCGCCGCCCGAGAGGGACGCCGAAGTGGACCTCGAAGCAGCGGACGACGCCGCCGCGTTCGAATCCTGA
- the pyrC gene encoding dihydroorotase — MTAPNASLDSITLARPDDWHLHVRDGAMLAAVLPDTARQFGRAIIMPNLKPPVTTTAMARAYRERIVAAIPEGAKFEPLMTLYLTDNTPPDEIRRARESGFVHGVKLYPAGATTNSDAGVTDIMKCAKTLEVMQELGMPLLVHGEVTDASIDLFDREKVFIDRVMTPLRRAFPALKVVFEHITTKDAVDYIREAGVAPGLLGATITAHHLLYNRNAIFQGGIRPHYYCLPVLKRETHRVALVEAATSGNPRFFLGTDSAPHPKGLKEHACGCAGCYTALHALELYTEAFDKANALDKLEGFASFFGADFYGLPRSAEKVTLRREEWTLPAELPVGDTPVVPLRGGESIGWRLV, encoded by the coding sequence ATGACCGCTCCCAACGCTTCCCTCGACTCCATCACGCTCGCCCGCCCGGACGACTGGCACCTGCACGTCCGCGACGGCGCGATGCTGGCGGCCGTGCTGCCGGACACCGCGCGCCAGTTCGGCCGTGCGATCATCATGCCGAACCTGAAGCCGCCGGTCACGACCACGGCGATGGCGCGGGCTTATCGCGAGCGCATCGTCGCCGCGATTCCGGAAGGTGCGAAGTTCGAACCGCTGATGACGCTGTACCTGACCGACAACACGCCGCCGGACGAAATTCGCCGGGCGCGCGAAAGCGGCTTCGTGCATGGCGTGAAGCTGTATCCCGCGGGCGCGACCACTAACTCGGACGCGGGCGTCACCGACATCATGAAGTGCGCCAAAACGCTCGAAGTGATGCAGGAACTGGGCATGCCGCTGCTGGTGCACGGCGAAGTGACGGATGCCTCGATCGATCTGTTCGACCGCGAGAAAGTGTTCATCGACCGGGTCATGACGCCGCTGCGCCGCGCGTTTCCGGCGCTGAAGGTGGTGTTCGAGCACATCACCACCAAAGACGCGGTCGACTATATCCGCGAAGCCGGCGTGGCGCCGGGGCTGCTGGGCGCGACGATCACCGCGCACCATCTGCTGTACAACCGCAACGCAATCTTCCAGGGCGGCATTCGCCCGCATTACTACTGCTTGCCGGTGTTGAAGCGGGAAACGCATCGCGTGGCGCTGGTCGAGGCGGCAACGTCGGGCAATCCGCGCTTCTTCCTCGGCACGGACAGCGCGCCGCATCCGAAGGGGCTGAAAGAGCACGCTTGCGGCTGCGCCGGTTGCTACACGGCGTTGCACGCGTTGGAGCTCTACACGGAAGCGTTCGACAAAGCCAACGCGCTGGACAAGCTCGAAGGCTTTGCGAGCTTCTTCGGCGCGGATTTCTACGGTCTGCCGCGCAGCGCGGAGAAGGTCACGCTGCGCCGCGAGGAATGGACGCTGCCAGCTGAACTGCCGGTCGGCGATACGCCGGTCGTGCCGCTGCGCGGCGGTGAGTCGATCGGCTGGCGTCTGGTTTGA